A segment of the Deltaproteobacteria bacterium genome:
TGCTGCCGGTGGTCGCCGCCTTCCGCCACACCGCCGATCGGATCGCGCGGGAGCAGGCCGAGAAGACCCTGGCCTACCTCGAGCGCGAGGAGCTCTCGGACGAGGGGCGCGCGCGCATCGAGGCGCTGGCCCACGCGGTGGTGAAGCAGGTGCTCCACCAGCCGACGGTGCTCCTGCGCTCCAGCGCCTCCACCGACGACGGAGAGCAGCTCGCCGCGACCCTGGTGAAGCTCTTCGGGCTGGACGTCCAGAAGATCAACGACGAGATCACCGAGGAGAAGGCCCGCCGCCGGGAGGAGCGCCTCGCCGCCCTCCAGGCCGAGGCCGCCGAGGCGAAGGTCACCGAGAAGAAACCATCACGCATCCTGCCACCGAGCCCCCCCGCGGGGGACGAGCGCCCGGCGGCGCAGGAGGAGGGCATCGCCAAGGTGCTCCCCCTGCGGCCGACGGGGAACGATCGAGGAGAGGAATGAGCCGCACCCTGAAGATTGGAACCCGCAAGAGCCCCCTCGCGCTCTGGCAGGCCGAGCACGTCAAGGCCGTCCTGGAGGCCACCCACGCCGATCTGCGGGTCGAGCTGGTGAAGGTCGTCACCAAGGGCGACAAGATCCTCGACGTGCCCCTGGCCAAGGTCGGCGGCAAGGCCCTCTTCGTGAAGGAGATCGAGGATCAGCTCCTCAACGGCGAGATCGATCTGGCCGTGCACTCGATGAAGGACGTGCCCACGGTCCTGCCCGAGGGGCTGGGCCTGGTGGCGACCTCGCTGCGCGCCGATCCCCGGGACGCCTTCGTGGCCCGGGACCCGGCCGCCACCCCCACCGTCGCCTCCCTGCCCGAAGGGGCCCGGGTGGGCACCAGCAGCCTGCGCCGCTCGGTGCAGCTCCTCTCGGAGCGCCCGGACCTGGTGATCGTCCCGGTGCGCGGCAACGTCGGCACCCGCCTCTCGAAGCTCGAGGCCGACGATCTCGCCTGCGTGATCCTCGCCTGCGCCGGCCTCGACCGCCTGGAGGAGGGCGACAAGATCACCGAGCGCATCG
Coding sequences within it:
- the hemC gene encoding hydroxymethylbilane synthase, which produces MSRTLKIGTRKSPLALWQAEHVKAVLEATHADLRVELVKVVTKGDKILDVPLAKVGGKALFVKEIEDQLLNGEIDLAVHSMKDVPTVLPEGLGLVATSLRADPRDAFVARDPAATPTVASLPEGARVGTSSLRRSVQLLSERPDLVIVPVRGNVGTRLSKLEADDLACVILACAGLDRLEEGDKITERIAPETMLPAIGQAALGLEARLDDDVTRELIAVLHDEETHDCVAAERAFLTRLEGSCQVPIGGYALIEEGRLWMRSLVGTLDGSKILRAEARGDRADAEALGVSLAEKLLSEGADAILAEIFDT